Genomic DNA from Candidatus Nitronereus thalassa:
GAGGATGCGAAGGAGGCGTCCAGCATTCTCAATATTACCCTCACCTCCCGGGATAAAAACAGTCCAAACCCAGTGCCTTTGTGCGGGATTCCTCATCACGCCTCTTCCAATTACGTTTCCAAACTTCTGAAGTCTGGAAAAACCGTCGCGCTCTGCGAGCAGGTGGAAGACCCGAAATTTGCCAAGGGATTGGTCAAACGTGAAGTCGTAAGGCTCTATACTCCGGGTACTCTATTCGACGCCGAACTACTTGACTCCAAAGAATCCAACTTTTTGTCGGCCGTGTCATGGACGACCCAAATTAATAAAGAAGAATTTTTTCGATGTGGGATGGCTGCCGCGGATCTTTCCACGGGAGAATTTATCCTTGCTGAGTTTTTCGGACCTCATGCTCAGGACGATTTGCTTGACGAACTTCTTCGAACCGGACCCCAGGAATTGATACTTCCAGATAACTCCTCCCAAGGTCACCCCTCACTCCAAAGGTTGCTGGCAGCCATTTCCACCCTGCGAATTCCTTGCGTTCAAGACGACAACCCTGGCGATTCTCATATGGATGCCGCGCATCGGCTTCTCCTCGACCAGTTTGAGGTGGCAGGATTAGAGAATTTGAACCTTGATCCCTCGATGGTATCTGTTCAAGCAGCCGTCATGATTCTCAAATATCTGCATCGCACCCAACCCTTGTTACGCCATGGGCACCTTCAACGTCCTCAGGTTCGGCATACTACCCAAGAAATGCATGTAGATGCCATGACCTTACGAAACTTAGAAATCCTTTTTCCCCTGAATCCCGAACAAAAAAACGCCACCTTGCTTTCGGTTTTGGATCACACGGTAACGGCTATGGGAAGCCGCTTGCTTCGACACTGGCTAGTTCGCCCCCTCCTCAATGTACGCGCCATCAATGAGCGACTGGATGCCGTCGCTGAGATGGTCAAAGAAATCAAAGGTCGAATGGAACTTCGCGAAACCTTAAAAGGTATTCCCGACCTTGAGCGAATCAGCAGCCGGATCGCTCTGGAAACCGGGACACCTCGGGACCTTCTCAATTTACGGGAAGCGCTTTCCTCTATCCCAACAGTTCGGCAACGACTAATTCCTTTTCAGAGTCCGTTAATCAAGGGGCTTCTTCAAGGCTGGGACGATCTTCAAGACCTTGCGATGTTTATTCAAAGGGCGATCTCACCCGAAGCACCGATCAATGCCAAAGAGGGTGGGATCATTCAAGATGGCTATAACGAGGAAGTCGACGATCTTCGAAGAATTACACGCGAAGGAAGCCGATGGATTACTGATCTTGAACAGCAGGAACGCCATACCACTGGCATTGATTCCCTGAAAGTCAAGTATAACCAGGTTTTTGGATACTATTTCGAGGTCACCAAACCAAACCTTTCTCGTGTTCCGGGACACTTCATTCGGAAACAGACCATGGCCAATGCGGAACGGTTCACCTCCGATAAGTTGCGTAGCCTGGAAGAAAAGATCACCGGAGCCAGCCTTACCTTACGGGACTTAGAAAATGAGCTGTTTCAAGCCGTTCGCCAAAAAGTTGGGCAGGAAACCTTACGGGTTCAGGGCATGGCGAAACGCTTTGGCATTCTCGACCTCATTCTCACTTTTTCAGAAATCTCCGCCAAATATCGATACTCCCGTCCGGAACTTCATGAGGGAGGAGGGATTCATATTAAGGAAGGACGACACCCAGTCATTGAAAAGCTTTTGGCCTCCGAAGGATTTATCGCTAATGATACCTGTTTGGACCTTGACGAAAACCGTCTCCTGCTCATCACCGGACCTAACATGGCCGGCAAAAGCACCTTTTTACGACAAACTGGTCTCATTGTTTTGCTCGCCCATATTGGGTGTTTTGTGCCTGCGTCTGAAGCAAAAATCGGCCTGGTCGATAGAATATTTACAAGAGTGGGAGCTTCGGATAACCTCGCTGGAGGGCAAAGTACCTTCATGGTGGAAATGTCCGAGACAGCCAGAATTCTTGGGGCTTCTACGTCAAAAAGTCTTATTCTTCTGGATGAAATAGGAAGGGGAACCAGTACTTATGATGGGTTAAGCCTGGCCTGGTCCATTGCGGAATACATTCAGGACCGCAACCATTTGGGAGCCAGAACTCTTTTTGCGACCCATTACCATGAAATGACGGAATTGGAAAACCACCGAAGCGGGATAAAAAATTACACCATTGCCGTGAAGGAATTGGAAGACAATATAGTTTTTTTAAGAAAAATTATTCCAGGAAAGGCCGACAGGAGTTACGGAATTCATGTCGCTCAAATGGCCGGCATACCAAAACAAGTGATCAGCCGTGCAGAAGAAGTTCTCTCTCAACTCGAACAATCAGAAAGTTCCCAAAAAACAGACAGCGAACAAACCCCTAATGATAGAAACGACCTGCCTACACCCCATCCCATCCTTGAAGAAGTAAAACAAATGGATCTGTTTACCATGACACCATTAGAGGCAATGAATCGATTAGCTGAGTTAAAAAAACAAATCGGTTAAAAAAGAAAAGGCGAAGTCTTCGAGAAGACTTCGCCTTTTCTTAATTTACGCTAACGAACGGAAAAACTGGTTTATTGGAGGGATGCTCCAAATTCACCCGTTGCCGTACCTTTTGATTTATTAGGATTTTGATTGGAGTTTGGGATCACTCCAACAATAGTTTCTCCACCTGGAATCATCACATCATAACGCATCTTGCGATTTTGTTGCCAGGAGTTATTGTCCATCGACTGAACAATACCGATGCTCCGAAGGCTATGAATGCTTCGTGGCTTGTCAGGTGATCCAGCAATTTCAGGGATTTCTTTAATCGCCGACACCACACGGTGATTTTGTTCTGTCTCTTGGACAGTCAATTCCACGAGGGTGTATTTCGAAGCCTGGGTTCCAGTCATGACGGCTTGACTGTGAGAATCTTTACCCAGAGATTGCAATTTTGACCACACGGCATCATTTCCCGCATACACCTTGAGGTTTTTTCCAGGGAAATACTTTTGCCAGTAATATCCGCTTTCGGCATTACCACCGAAGACAGCCACATTTACCCAGGCTGCTTTGTCGTAAGGATCGACGACCGCCACTCGAGCATGAAGGGTCGTTGGCTTGCTGAGATCGCCCCATTCAAACCTTTCTTGGAATGCTTCAATGGCAAAAGCACTGGAGGCCATTCCGCCTACCAAGGCAATGGCAGCTAAGACTGCCAACCCGGTTGTACGAACTTTCATAATCCCATCCTCCTCTGTAAATGATAAAGACTTTTTGATTTCAAAAAATAATTATTATTTTTCTAAATTTAGTTTCCTAATACTTTAAAACCCGTGACGGTATTTCCACCAGAAAGTTGGACTTCCATGGCGACGAATTTTTGCGCAGCTTCGGTAAGTTGCTTCATTAATGAGGAATCTTTGACATGAAGTCTCACGGTCGTTTGAGGATTGTACCAGCCAGCGTAAGAGGCATTCTTTTCCTCACCGCCCTGGTAACCCCATGAGCAGCACACAAACAAAGGATCTGGAATTGCGACATTCCGATCGTCAGAAGCCCGGCCAAGAGGATCCCCAGCTTCGCCAGGTCCACTGGTGTTCCAGTACTGAATGCCAAAAAGAATTTCCCCATCGGGATTGT
This window encodes:
- the mutS gene encoding DNA mismatch repair protein MutS — encoded protein: MSTSDLTPLMRQYKEVKEAYRDAIVFFRVGDFYEMFFEDAKEASSILNITLTSRDKNSPNPVPLCGIPHHASSNYVSKLLKSGKTVALCEQVEDPKFAKGLVKREVVRLYTPGTLFDAELLDSKESNFLSAVSWTTQINKEEFFRCGMAAADLSTGEFILAEFFGPHAQDDLLDELLRTGPQELILPDNSSQGHPSLQRLLAAISTLRIPCVQDDNPGDSHMDAAHRLLLDQFEVAGLENLNLDPSMVSVQAAVMILKYLHRTQPLLRHGHLQRPQVRHTTQEMHVDAMTLRNLEILFPLNPEQKNATLLSVLDHTVTAMGSRLLRHWLVRPLLNVRAINERLDAVAEMVKEIKGRMELRETLKGIPDLERISSRIALETGTPRDLLNLREALSSIPTVRQRLIPFQSPLIKGLLQGWDDLQDLAMFIQRAISPEAPINAKEGGIIQDGYNEEVDDLRRITREGSRWITDLEQQERHTTGIDSLKVKYNQVFGYYFEVTKPNLSRVPGHFIRKQTMANAERFTSDKLRSLEEKITGASLTLRDLENELFQAVRQKVGQETLRVQGMAKRFGILDLILTFSEISAKYRYSRPELHEGGGIHIKEGRHPVIEKLLASEGFIANDTCLDLDENRLLLITGPNMAGKSTFLRQTGLIVLLAHIGCFVPASEAKIGLVDRIFTRVGASDNLAGGQSTFMVEMSETARILGASTSKSLILLDEIGRGTSTYDGLSLAWSIAEYIQDRNHLGARTLFATHYHEMTELENHRSGIKNYTIAVKELEDNIVFLRKIIPGKADRSYGIHVAQMAGIPKQVISRAEEVLSQLEQSESSQKTDSEQTPNDRNDLPTPHPILEEVKQMDLFTMTPLEAMNRLAELKKQIG